The following coding sequences lie in one Methanopyrus sp. SNP6 genomic window:
- a CDS encoding DUF2226 domain-containing protein encodes MTFVTPRISPTESDIEVESWKEIEEIVSSLSSGLVRITTRDHDDIYDCFFIVEGGAVIGAYLSRIHAEELSAEEAVRTIRDVVNSVGFALLDVYDLEPELLELIKRVNDECLLEEPFTPTEVEEVAPEVEEPERDELLEKLGIDLDAIYESVEAVLEDYFEEEDPFEEFKRMLRALGAQDARVYLRVKVSEGVDERMLEEIRRDLEHALSEFSIDGVEITPSLKEKETVTLRIRDIMKRIRGG; translated from the coding sequence TTGACGTTCGTCACACCCCGGATCTCCCCGACGGAATCTGACATCGAGGTCGAGTCGTGGAAGGAGATCGAAGAGATAGTATCATCCCTGAGCTCCGGGCTAGTTCGCATTACCACCCGCGATCACGATGACATTTACGATTGCTTCTTCATTGTCGAAGGGGGCGCCGTAATCGGAGCCTACCTCTCGCGCATCCACGCCGAGGAGCTCTCGGCCGAAGAAGCCGTTCGGACCATCCGTGACGTGGTGAACTCCGTCGGCTTCGCGCTCCTCGACGTGTACGATCTCGAACCGGAGCTCCTGGAGCTCATCAAACGCGTGAACGACGAGTGTCTACTCGAAGAACCCTTCACACCGACCGAAGTTGAGGAAGTCGCACCCGAGGTTGAGGAGCCCGAGCGGGATGAGCTCCTGGAGAAGTTGGGCATCGATCTCGACGCGATATACGAGTCCGTGGAGGCCGTGCTCGAGGACTACTTCGAGGAGGAAGATCCCTTCGAGGAGTTCAAGCGCATGCTCCGGGCCCTCGGAGCCCAGGACGCCCGCGTGTACCTGCGCGTGAAGGTGTCCGAAGGTGTCGATGAGAGGATGCTCGAAGAGATCCGACGCGACCTCGAACACGCCCTGTCCGAGTTCTCGATCGACGGCGTCGAGATCACCCCATCACTTAAGGAGAAGGAGACGGTCACCCTCCGCATCCGCGATATCATGAAACGCATTCGGGGAGGGTAG
- the mch gene encoding methenyltetrahydromethanopterin cyclohydrolase, which produces MVSVNENALPLVERMIERAELLNVEVQELENGTTVIDCGVKTAGGFDAGILFSEVCMGGLATVELTEFEHDGLCLPAVQVTTDHPAVSTLAAQKAGWQVQVGDYFAMGSGPARALALKPKETYEEIDYSDDADVAILCLESSELPDEDVAEHVADECGVDPENLYLLVAPTASIVGSVQVSARVVETGLYKLLEVLEYDVTRVKYATGTAPIAPIAADDGEAMGRTNDCILYGGTVYLYVEGDDELPEIVEELPSKASEDYGNPFMKIFEEADYDFYKIDPGVFAPARVVVNDLSTGKTYTAGEINVDVLKESFDI; this is translated from the coding sequence TTGGTGAGCGTGAACGAGAACGCCCTGCCCCTGGTGGAGCGGATGATCGAGCGCGCCGAGCTCCTGAACGTCGAGGTCCAGGAGCTCGAGAACGGAACCACCGTGATCGACTGCGGTGTCAAGACCGCCGGAGGATTCGATGCCGGTATCCTCTTCTCCGAGGTGTGCATGGGCGGCCTGGCCACCGTCGAACTGACGGAGTTCGAGCACGACGGTCTGTGCCTGCCCGCCGTGCAGGTGACCACGGACCACCCGGCGGTGTCCACGCTCGCCGCCCAGAAGGCAGGGTGGCAGGTCCAGGTAGGCGACTACTTCGCCATGGGCTCCGGACCCGCCCGAGCCCTGGCGCTCAAGCCGAAGGAGACCTACGAGGAGATCGACTACTCGGACGACGCCGACGTCGCCATCCTGTGCCTGGAGTCCTCCGAGCTGCCGGATGAGGACGTCGCCGAGCACGTGGCGGACGAGTGCGGAGTCGACCCAGAGAACCTCTACCTCCTCGTGGCTCCGACCGCGTCGATCGTGGGTTCCGTCCAGGTGTCCGCCCGTGTGGTCGAGACGGGGCTTTACAAGCTCCTCGAGGTCCTCGAATACGACGTGACCCGCGTGAAGTACGCGACCGGAACGGCGCCCATAGCACCCATCGCCGCCGACGACGGTGAGGCTATGGGGCGTACTAACGACTGCATCCTCTACGGTGGAACCGTGTACTTGTACGTCGAGGGCGACGACGAGTTGCCGGAGATAGTCGAGGAACTCCCCTCCAAAGCCAGCGAGGACTACGGGAACCCATTCATGAAGATCTTCGAGGAGGCTGACTACGACTTCTACAAGATCGATCCCGGAGTGTTCGCACCCGCGCGGGTGGTCGTCAACGACCTGTCAACCGGCAAGACGTACACGGCAGGTGAGATCAACGTGGACGTGCTGAAAGAATCGTTCGACATCTGA
- a CDS encoding hydrogenase iron-sulfur subunit — MSEEPVVVAFCCYEUGYGAADLAGTGRSQYPSSVRIVRVPCTGRVGIEHILTALAKGAWTVFVAGUKKEECSYEDGNLKCERRVQAAKKLLEELGIEPERVEMYFMSSAEADKFVAAVKEMHERAKELGPLA; from the coding sequence ATGTCCGAGGAGCCGGTCGTCGTAGCCTTCTGCTGCTACGAGTGAGGTTACGGTGCCGCCGACCTAGCGGGTACTGGAAGGTCACAGTACCCCAGCAGTGTCAGGATCGTGAGGGTGCCGTGCACTGGTCGAGTCGGCATCGAGCACATCCTGACAGCGCTCGCTAAGGGCGCGTGGACGGTCTTCGTAGCCGGATGAAAGAAGGAAGAGTGCAGCTACGAGGACGGGAACCTGAAGTGCGAGCGTCGAGTGCAAGCGGCCAAGAAGCTACTAGAGGAGCTCGGCATCGAGCCGGAGCGCGTCGAGATGTACTTCATGAGCTCAGCTGAGGCCGACAAGTTCGTCGCCGCCGTTAAGGAGATGCACGAGCGGGCGAAGGAACTAGGACCACTCGCCTGA